The Mustela nigripes isolate SB6536 chromosome X, MUSNIG.SB6536, whole genome shotgun sequence genomic sequence actgaaccagaaggacataacaaatatatacagaatatccAATCAAAAAccaaatacacattattttcaagtgcacatggaacattccccaaaatatataacatattatgtTATAAAACAAGTGTCAATAAATGTAAGATGACCTAAATACTGCCATGCATCATTTCTGATCACAATGGTATAAAacaaatcacaagaaaaacactgggaaaaaatgTAGGAACTGAACAATTTGCACTAAACAATGGGTCAAGAAAACAATCAAAGAAGACAACAGTgggacctgggtagctcagtcggttaagtattcaactcttgatttcagcttgggtcatgatctcagggtcatgagatcaagcccctcagaGTCAGGCTCAGCACTCAAtaaggagtctgcctgagattctctcacttcctccccatctgCAAACCACTCCCGCATCTCACGCCTGAacttgttctcaaataaataaaacatttaaaaaagaagaaatttaaaaatacatggagaaaaatgaaaatgaaaacgcaaTGGTCCAAACACTTTGGAACAGGgtgaaagcagttctaagagggaagtatataatgatacaggcctacttcaagaaacaagtaacagacacatagaccagtgaaacagagtagagagcccagatatggaccctcaactctatgggcaaataatcttcaacaaagcaggaaaaaatatacagtgggaaaaagacagtctcttcaataaatggtgctgggaaaactgggcagctatatgtagaagaatgaaacttgatcattcccttacaccgtacacaaagataaactcaaaatggataaaagacctcaacgtgagacaggaatccatcagaaccctagaggagaacataggcagtaatctcttagatatcagccacagcaacttctttcaagatatgtctccaaaggcaaaggaaacaaaagcgatgatgaacttttgggacttcatcaaaatcaaaagcttctgcacagcaaaggaaacagtcaaaaaaacaaagaggcaacccatggaatgggagaagatatttgcaaatgacagtaaagacaaaaggttgatatccaggatctataaagaactcctcaaactcaacacacacaaaacagacaatcatatcaaaaaatgggcagaagatatgaacagacacttctccaatgaagacagacaaatggctatcagacacatgaaaaaatgttcatcatcactagccctcagggagattcaaattaaagccacattgagatatcaccttacaccagttagaatggccaaaattaacaaaacaggaaaaaacatgtgttggagaggatgtggagaaaggggaaccctcttccactgttggtgggaatgcaagttggtgcagcctctttggagaacagtgtggagattcctcaagaaattaaaaatagagcttccctatgaccctgcaattgcatgcctgggtatttaccccaaggatacagatgtcgtgaaaagaagggccatctgtaccccaatgtttagagcagcaatggccatggtcgccaaactatggaaagaaccaagatgcccttcaacggacgaatggataaggaagatgtggtccatatacactatggagtattatgcctccatcagaaaggatgaatacccaatttttgtagcaacatggacgggactggaagagattatgctgagtgaaataagtcaagcaaagagagtcaattatcatatggtttcacttatttgtggagcataacaaatatcatggaggacaaggggtgttagagaggagaagggagttggggtaaattggaaggggaggtgaatcacaagagactatggactctgaaaaacaatctgaggggtttgaagtggcgggggagtgggagttcggggtaccaggtggtgggtattatagagggcacggattgcatggagcactggtgtggtgaaaaaaaaatgaatgctgttatgctgaaaataaataaaaaataaattaaaaaaaagaagaggaacaagtaaaaagttcaaataaacaatctaaccttacatataaaggaacaagaaaaagaagaatgaagcccAAGGGGaggagaacaaaggaaataataaagatcagagaaggggaaaaaatggcatagagactttattttttttaaggattttatttatttatttgacagacagagatcacaagtagcagagaggcaggcagagagagaggaggaagcaagctccctgctgagcagagattcccgatgcggagaccctgagatcatgacctgagccgaaggcagaggcttaaccctctgagctacccaggcgccccgccatagagactttaaaaaaagaaaaaaaaaatcaatgaactcaagagctggttctttgaaaagatgaacaaaattgacaaaactttagtCAGactaacactgaaaaaaaaaaaaaagaaaggacccaaataaataaaaacaaaaatgacagaggagaaataataactgataccacagaaatacaaaggattataagagaatactaagAAAAATTACACACCAACCaactggataacctagaagagatgattaaattcctagaaatatataatatctcaAAACTGaatccagaagaaagagaaaatctgaacagacttaaaattgaatcaataatcaaaacactaccaaaataataaaaatccaagACACATtgattcacaggtgaattttaccaaacatcctcaaaatattccaaaaagcagaagaggaaggaaagcttccaattTCCAAgctaacattaccctgatactaaaagtagacaaagacaccacaaataaagaaaactacaagcaaatatctctgatgaacagagatgtaaaaatcctcaggGAAATACTAGTACAACaaatctaataatacattaaaaagatcattcaccacaatcaggTGAGATTTAGTCCTGGGaggagaacaaaggaaataaaaaagatcagagaaggggaaaaatggcatagagactttatttttttttaagattttatttatacagtaTTTGCAAAACAATCATCATAATAcaccacatcaacaaaacaaagggtaaaaaccatataatcatctcaatagacggagaaaaagcatctgacaaaattcaacatgacttcatgataaaaactctcaatagaGAAGGTTTAGAGGTTACATACTTCAACATAGTAAAGATCATATAAGAAAAACCCATACCTaacatattcaatggtgaaaaactaagagcttttcttctaagatcaggaacaaaacaagaatgtccattctcatcacttttactcaacatagtactggaagtcttagcaacagaaatcagacaagagaaagaaatcataggTATCCATATGGGTAAAGAGGAATTTACTGGCACTATTtccagatgatataatactatatattgaAAATCCCAAAGATTccaacaaaaaaactattagcagtaataaataaattttagttccagtatataaaattaatacccagaaatcagTAACATTTCTATACCCTAACAGtgaagtcacagaaataaaaattttttaaaaatttacaattgcaccaaaaaagaataaaacaactaggaataaaattaaccaaagaggtgaaagacctgtcctccaaaaactataaaacaactgatgaaagaaattaaacatgacacaaatggaaagatattccatgctcatgaactggaagaaccaatattgtttaaatgtctatactaccctaAGCAATagagatttaatgcaatccctatcaaaatatcaatagcatttttcacaaaactagaataatattaaaatttgtatcaaaccacaaaagaccccaaatagccaaagcattcCTGAGAAAGGACAAAGCTCGAAGTATCAAAGTCCCCAATTTCAAGATATAATACAAAGCcttagcaatcaaaacagtatggtactggcacaaaaatcagacatatagatgaatggaacagaatagagacctcAGAGATAAACCCACACCTTTAGGGCCAATTAACCTAtgagaaaaaaaggtaagaaatagaAGGGGGAGcagtcttttcagtaaatggtgttgggaaaactggacagctacatgtaaaaaaaaaaatcatactattccctaacaccatatacaaaaataaactcaagttggattaaagtcctaaatttgagacctgaaaccataaaaaccctagaagagaacacaataaagtctctgacatcagccacagaaacatttttccagatatgtctcTTACAGCAAGGGAAACATAAGAAGAAACTAtcaggactacaccaaaataaaaaaaatttgcagaacaaaggaaaccatcaacaaaacaaaaaacctactgaaagggagaagatattttcaattgAGACATTCAATAAGGATACTTGgggttaatagccaaaatataaaaaaaaaaattatgtaagtcaacaccaaaaaaaaaaaaaaatcccattaaaaaatgagccaaggggtgcctgggtggctcagttgtttaagtgactgccttcggctcaggtcatgatcctggagtctcaggatcaagtcccacatcagttccctgcttggcagagaatctgcttctctagCTGACCtgtctcctctcatgctctctatctctctcaaataaataaatttaagaaatcaaatctttttaaaaaaatgggcagaagacctgaatatatatttgcccaaagaagacatacagatggctacagacacatgaaaagttgttcaacatcgctaatcagggaagtgcaaatcaaaaccacaatgagatatcacctcatacctattggaatggctaaaatcaaaagaataagaaataaagtgttgatgaagatgtggagaaagaagaactgTGCATGGTTGGTGGGGATATAAATTAGTAatgccactatggaaaatagtatggatgttctgtaaaaaaattcaaattagagGCCAAGTCACTGAGCCACCGCCTTCCTCTTGAGTCCCCTTGCTTCCTAATGCTCGGTTCTCCACACCCCAAACCCCCACCTTCTTCCACCACTGCCTTCTGCAGGAATTGTATTGTATGTCTGCTATCCAGAGCCTCCACTCTTTCGACCCCTTTGCTGATGCAAATAAAGGTGATTATCTGCTTCCTCCTGGCACGGGGGCTTATTTCCATATAAGAATTCGACAGAGAAATGGCAGGAAGACCCTTACTACTATCCAAGAGATGGCTGGTGATtatgataaaaagaaaccaatgaaGGTGTATAAGAAGAAATTTGCCTGCAATGGTACT encodes the following:
- the LOC132007497 gene encoding eukaryotic translation initiation factor 1-like, with product MSAIQSLHSFDPFADANKGDYLLPPGTGAYFHIRIRQRNGRKTLTTIQEMAGDYDKKKPMKVYKKKFACNGTIVEHPEYGEVIQIQGEQHKNITQFLVETGLAKDDKLKVHGF